One stretch of Candidatus Melainabacteria bacterium DNA includes these proteins:
- a CDS encoding MFS transporter: MQTERPSRNLKKELDQTFRSLKHRNFRIYFLGQMISLSGTWMQGVALSWLVYRLTHSPVALAQVESANLLPMLLFGLLGGSLADKCDRKKMLLCTQILAMLQAVVLAYLTLTNQVQLWHAICLAAWVGTCSAFEVPSRQALLVDLVEREDLVNAISLNSSLFQAARTVGPALGGVIVAAAGEGVCFVLNAISFLAAIVAIALLKVQKREKVSHADSQHVSEALKFVWQEFSVRRVLLLAIVLSLFGLQFTVLLPLFASEILGGDVKTLGALRAVAGVGAFLAALNLAHRGSGPFLKYAVGFASVGFSISLIAFCFSRNLWISLMLASMIGLFMTTQMSGGHSLFQLAVSDRLRGRVMSIYMMVMLGIAPFGSYFVGMCASRWGAPLTVAVCGVVCLCSGIVYLLSVRAERLSAPKTNPQV; this comes from the coding sequence ATGCAAACAGAACGACCGTCACGCAACTTAAAGAAAGAACTGGACCAGACTTTTCGTTCGCTCAAGCACCGCAATTTTCGTATTTACTTTCTCGGGCAGATGATTTCTCTGTCTGGGACCTGGATGCAAGGGGTTGCACTGAGCTGGCTTGTCTATCGCCTCACCCATTCTCCGGTGGCGCTGGCACAGGTGGAAAGTGCGAATCTCTTGCCGATGTTGCTATTTGGACTTCTGGGTGGGTCGCTGGCAGACAAGTGTGACCGCAAAAAGATGCTCCTATGCACGCAGATTCTGGCAATGCTGCAAGCCGTGGTGCTGGCTTACTTGACGCTGACAAATCAAGTGCAGCTCTGGCATGCGATCTGCCTGGCTGCCTGGGTGGGCACTTGCAGCGCTTTTGAAGTGCCATCGCGGCAGGCATTGCTTGTAGATCTGGTGGAGAGGGAGGATCTGGTTAACGCCATCAGTTTGAATTCATCCCTCTTTCAGGCAGCGCGCACGGTCGGCCCGGCGCTAGGTGGCGTGATTGTTGCTGCGGCAGGTGAAGGTGTTTGTTTTGTTCTAAATGCCATTAGTTTCCTGGCTGCTATCGTTGCCATAGCGCTTTTAAAGGTGCAGAAGCGCGAGAAGGTCAGCCACGCCGACAGTCAGCACGTCTCTGAGGCGCTCAAATTCGTCTGGCAAGAGTTTTCTGTGCGGCGAGTGCTTCTTCTGGCTATTGTCTTGAGTTTGTTTGGTCTTCAATTCACTGTACTCTTGCCCCTGTTCGCTTCTGAAATTCTTGGCGGAGACGTGAAAACTCTGGGCGCACTGCGTGCGGTGGCAGGTGTAGGCGCATTTCTGGCCGCGCTCAATCTGGCTCATCGTGGCAGTGGTCCATTCCTCAAGTATGCTGTTGGTTTTGCCAGTGTTGGTTTCAGTATCTCCCTGATTGCATTTTGTTTCTCGCGTAATTTGTGGATTTCTTTGATGCTGGCATCGATGATTGGTTTGTTTATGACTACTCAGATGAGCGGTGGGCATTCTCTTTTCCAGCTAGCTGTGTCTGATCGATTGCGGGGGCGCGTGATGAGCATTTACATGATGGTGATGCTCGGAATTGCGCCTTTCGGAAGTTATTTCGTCGGGATGTGCGCCAGTCGCTGGGGAGCACCTTTGACTGTTGCCGTATGCGGCGTGGTTTGTTTATGTTCCGGAATCGTCTATCTTCTTTCGGTTCGCGCCGAGCGTTTGTCGGCACCCAAAACCAACCCGCAGGTGTAA
- a CDS encoding SGNH/GDSL hydrolase family protein, which yields MFVSVLKKLTRGNAVAIRYLLISVAILLGLCFAVDAYVIPTMEDSGKIASTGWKAENEKLLHWMHVRNKADDVNPVWRSDLFPVSAEKHTKKRILVLGDSYVWGHGYSNLNTIWWRQLQLELERRGYHDVEVVGAGLRGAATWRELGWAKKLIPEYKPDLVVWGYVTNDPDEGEQIAPTGGHVCKALIVPKDEDFPERATKLMEGAFPNLAEQLLAIRKKRRGEILAGDRYGWQFGDWEQKIVEGDNFEHYKKTVENVAEFSKQSGVPAFYITFPNAVVFPSSHDKNETFTGRAFYENIRRYYEDRYAPVRQAFTLAGMPFYDILNDFIAYVSSHAAPGSESQKFLYLINPVNSHPGSLACHFYAVKAADYIEANYKDVLGPRTLDKPVSNLPVINDCVPSDIQLRQNKEHAFFVYPESESDLLSMPLRKPFVLLNLAHATRLSEIKLIGEQLKEGDISVTFEEPTKNYDDGIPVELGIKKGGSSCWKIPDKYAAWPVSSVRVNAKFKGANHGIILDMIPTAGAAQ from the coding sequence ATGTTCGTCTCCGTCTTGAAAAAGCTGACCAGAGGAAATGCAGTAGCCATCCGCTATCTGCTTATATCTGTTGCGATTCTTCTGGGTCTCTGCTTTGCCGTCGATGCATATGTAATTCCGACGATGGAAGATTCGGGGAAAATCGCTTCAACTGGTTGGAAAGCCGAAAATGAGAAGTTGCTGCACTGGATGCACGTCCGCAACAAAGCGGATGATGTCAATCCTGTCTGGCGCTCTGATCTGTTTCCCGTCTCGGCGGAAAAGCACACCAAAAAGCGCATTCTCGTGCTGGGCGACTCATATGTCTGGGGGCATGGTTACTCCAACCTGAACACGATCTGGTGGCGTCAATTACAGCTCGAACTCGAGCGTCGTGGATATCACGACGTCGAAGTTGTTGGTGCCGGTCTGCGTGGCGCAGCCACCTGGAGAGAGCTCGGTTGGGCGAAAAAATTGATTCCTGAGTACAAACCTGACCTGGTTGTCTGGGGATACGTCACCAATGATCCTGATGAAGGTGAGCAGATCGCCCCGACGGGAGGGCATGTCTGCAAAGCTCTGATTGTGCCGAAAGATGAGGATTTCCCTGAGCGCGCCACCAAGCTTATGGAAGGAGCCTTCCCGAATTTGGCGGAACAGCTACTGGCGATTCGCAAAAAACGCCGCGGTGAGATTCTTGCCGGTGATCGCTATGGCTGGCAGTTTGGTGACTGGGAGCAGAAGATTGTCGAGGGCGATAACTTCGAGCACTACAAAAAGACAGTTGAGAATGTTGCCGAATTTTCCAAGCAGTCAGGTGTTCCAGCTTTCTACATTACTTTTCCCAACGCTGTAGTTTTTCCGTCGAGCCACGATAAGAACGAGACTTTCACCGGACGTGCCTTCTACGAAAATATAAGACGCTACTATGAAGACCGTTATGCACCGGTCAGGCAAGCTTTTACTCTGGCTGGAATGCCGTTTTACGACATCCTCAATGACTTTATCGCTTACGTGTCGTCGCATGCTGCACCCGGCAGCGAATCACAGAAGTTCTTGTATCTGATCAATCCCGTTAATTCGCACCCGGGATCTCTCGCCTGTCATTTCTATGCAGTCAAGGCTGCCGATTACATTGAGGCCAATTACAAAGATGTGCTCGGTCCGCGCACACTCGACAAGCCGGTCAGCAACCTGCCTGTGATCAACGATTGTGTTCCTTCCGATATTCAATTGCGCCAGAACAAGGAGCACGCCTTCTTCGTTTATCCAGAGAGCGAGTCGGATCTTTTGTCTATGCCATTGCGCAAGCCCTTCGTACTTTTGAATTTAGCTCACGCCACCCGCTTGTCGGAAATCAAACTGATCGGAGAGCAGCTGAAAGAAGGCGATATCTCGGTGACATTTGAAGAGCCAACAAAAAATTATGACGACGGCATTCCAGTCGAGCTGGGCATCAAGAAAGGTGGCTCCAGTTGCTGGAAGATTCCCGATAAATACGCAGCCTGGCCCGTGAGCTCAGTGCGCGTCAATGCGAAATTCAAAGGTGCTAATCACGGAATAATTTTGGACATGATACCAACTGCAGGAGCTGCTCAATGA
- a CDS encoding carbamoyl-phosphate synthase large subunit, which translates to MPKRSDISKVLVLGAGPIRIGQACEFDYSGTQACKALKDEGYEVVLVNSNPATIMTDPGRATKTYIEPLTADVVREIIEIERPDALLPTVGGQTALNVAVELANSGCLQELGVELIGASLKAIEVAEDRELFKAKMIEIGMPLPKSAVIQSLDSIQEIAQEIGFPVIVRPAFTLGGSGSGTAHDYDELLRVCADGLQASPVGKVLLEESIIGWKELEFEVVRDKADNFIVVCSIENVDPMGIHTGDSITVAPVQTLSDPEFQILRDASKKIISAVGIDCGGSNIQFAINPINGQFVVIEMNPRVSRSSALASKATGYPIAKVAAKLAVGLTLDEIRNDIVGDVSACFEPVLDYVVTKLPRFEFGKFSGSCEKLGTQMKSVGEAMGIGSTFQESIQKAFRSLELGVTGFAEIKGRASADKDLWKQRMLERSRFRLIDVWGAFNAGLSVDEIKELSSFDGWFLDGLLEIFEIDRRLKGLALAAGSDVLSALTREEFVALKKLGFGDAQIAAIFSEGSDSDISEDAVYELRKSLNVYPAYRMVDTCASEFPTTSNYLYSSYGADESEDVAPRHNSQKVMILGSGPNRIGQGIEFDYCCVQASLCLKEIGMTPIMVNCNPETVSTDYDVSSKLYFEPITLEDVSNIVLREDGPGIIIQMGGQTPLKLASSLSARGFKILGTSVESIHLAEDRDAFIGLLNKLGLKRPAGAVAYSVEEATSVASTIGYPVLIRPSYVLGGRAMQVVHTPEQLQKFLNAGFAAAAGVLIDRFLTDAIEVDVDAISDGVDTVIAGVMEHVEQAGIHSGDSSCFMPPQSLSARIVDQMTAITKAIAAELEVKGFLNIQFAVQDDEVYVIEANPRASRTIPFVSKASGVPWASIGTRVIMGESLVSLSHLWQERATCVAVKSPVLPFEKFRQSAVTLGPEMRSTGEVMGIAPEACCAFAKAQKGANRETREAKSVLFSSAAQCLSQTADLIAQYSTLGVKIYISDVLSNNLFAPGLDVIDTSSASAIRRELEAKQIDLIVSLSLIDALDEREHNLRRAGVDLGRVVTVSFTEARQIGTSIYCGQVHDAAPVSLQDLHAQGVISFVPPAKNLATT; encoded by the coding sequence ATGCCAAAAAGATCCGACATTAGCAAAGTCTTAGTTCTTGGAGCTGGACCTATCAGAATTGGTCAGGCGTGTGAATTTGATTATTCAGGAACTCAAGCCTGCAAGGCTTTGAAAGACGAAGGGTACGAGGTTGTGCTGGTCAACTCGAACCCAGCCACGATCATGACTGATCCTGGTCGAGCCACTAAGACTTACATTGAGCCACTCACAGCCGATGTTGTCAGAGAAATTATCGAAATCGAACGTCCGGATGCGCTCCTGCCTACAGTGGGCGGGCAGACTGCTCTTAACGTAGCTGTTGAGTTGGCTAACTCTGGTTGTTTGCAGGAATTGGGCGTCGAGCTGATTGGCGCTTCCTTGAAAGCCATCGAGGTGGCCGAAGACAGAGAGTTGTTCAAGGCGAAAATGATTGAGATCGGTATGCCTCTGCCGAAATCGGCAGTGATTCAGTCGCTTGATTCGATCCAGGAAATCGCGCAAGAAATTGGTTTCCCTGTCATCGTCAGACCAGCCTTCACACTTGGTGGCAGTGGCAGCGGCACCGCACATGACTACGATGAACTTCTCAGAGTCTGCGCCGATGGCTTGCAAGCCAGTCCAGTCGGTAAGGTGTTGCTCGAGGAAAGTATCATCGGCTGGAAAGAACTGGAGTTTGAAGTAGTTCGCGATAAGGCGGACAATTTCATTGTCGTCTGCTCGATAGAGAACGTTGACCCGATGGGCATACACACCGGAGATTCAATCACGGTAGCTCCGGTGCAAACGCTCTCTGACCCAGAGTTTCAAATTTTGAGGGACGCTTCTAAAAAGATCATCAGTGCTGTCGGAATAGACTGCGGCGGTTCCAACATTCAGTTTGCCATCAATCCGATCAACGGTCAGTTTGTCGTGATTGAAATGAATCCACGTGTTTCTCGTTCATCGGCCCTGGCAAGCAAAGCCACCGGTTATCCGATCGCCAAGGTGGCGGCTAAGTTAGCTGTGGGTCTGACACTTGATGAAATTCGCAACGACATTGTTGGTGACGTCTCGGCCTGCTTCGAACCGGTTCTCGATTATGTTGTCACAAAACTGCCGCGCTTCGAGTTCGGAAAGTTTTCTGGAAGTTGTGAAAAGCTGGGCACGCAGATGAAGTCTGTCGGCGAAGCGATGGGCATAGGCTCTACGTTTCAGGAGTCGATACAAAAGGCTTTCCGCAGTCTGGAGTTAGGCGTCACGGGTTTTGCTGAGATAAAAGGTCGTGCCTCTGCCGACAAAGATCTGTGGAAGCAGCGTATGCTCGAACGGTCTCGTTTTAGACTGATAGATGTCTGGGGCGCGTTCAACGCCGGGCTCTCCGTTGATGAGATCAAAGAGTTGAGTTCTTTTGACGGCTGGTTCCTGGATGGTTTGCTTGAGATATTCGAGATTGACAGACGGCTCAAGGGACTCGCTCTTGCTGCCGGCTCTGATGTGCTTTCTGCCCTTACCCGTGAAGAATTCGTCGCTTTGAAGAAGTTGGGTTTTGGCGATGCTCAGATAGCGGCGATTTTCTCTGAGGGCAGCGACTCGGATATTTCGGAAGATGCAGTTTATGAGCTGCGCAAGTCGCTCAATGTCTATCCTGCCTACAGAATGGTTGACACCTGCGCGAGCGAGTTTCCGACCACTTCAAACTATCTTTACTCCTCATATGGCGCTGATGAAAGTGAAGATGTTGCACCGCGTCATAACTCGCAAAAGGTAATGATCCTCGGCAGCGGACCGAATCGCATCGGACAGGGCATCGAGTTTGACTATTGCTGCGTGCAGGCGAGTTTATGTCTGAAGGAAATTGGCATGACACCAATTATGGTGAACTGTAATCCTGAGACCGTGTCGACAGATTATGACGTTTCCAGCAAGTTGTACTTTGAACCCATTACATTGGAAGATGTGTCTAACATCGTCCTGCGCGAAGACGGTCCGGGCATCATCATCCAGATGGGCGGTCAGACACCTCTGAAGTTAGCCTCATCCCTGAGCGCACGCGGCTTCAAAATTCTTGGCACCTCTGTTGAGTCAATTCATCTGGCAGAAGATAGAGATGCGTTTATAGGACTTTTGAACAAGCTCGGACTGAAGCGTCCAGCCGGCGCTGTGGCTTATTCGGTCGAGGAAGCGACTTCGGTTGCATCGACGATCGGCTATCCGGTTTTGATTCGTCCAAGCTATGTCCTTGGTGGCAGAGCGATGCAGGTCGTGCACACGCCCGAGCAATTGCAGAAGTTCCTCAACGCCGGTTTTGCAGCAGCTGCCGGAGTTCTCATTGACCGATTCTTGACCGATGCAATCGAAGTCGATGTCGACGCTATCTCAGACGGCGTCGACACTGTCATTGCAGGAGTGATGGAGCATGTCGAGCAAGCCGGTATACATTCAGGCGACAGCTCATGTTTCATGCCACCACAAAGTCTCAGTGCTCGAATAGTTGATCAGATGACCGCAATTACGAAAGCGATCGCGGCTGAACTGGAAGTAAAAGGATTCCTCAATATTCAATTTGCAGTGCAAGACGATGAAGTCTATGTGATTGAAGCCAATCCTCGAGCCAGTCGAACCATTCCATTTGTTTCCAAAGCCAGTGGCGTGCCCTGGGCTTCGATCGGCACACGAGTGATCATGGGAGAATCGCTCGTTTCGCTCAGCCATCTGTGGCAAGAGCGCGCGACTTGCGTGGCCGTCAAATCTCCAGTTTTGCCATTTGAAAAGTTCAGGCAGTCGGCCGTCACTCTTGGTCCCGAGATGCGTTCAACCGGTGAAGTGATGGGGATTGCTCCTGAAGCTTGTTGCGCCTTCGCCAAGGCTCAGAAGGGGGCTAATCGAGAGACCCGCGAGGCGAAATCGGTTCTCTTCTCCTCTGCTGCCCAGTGTCTCTCTCAGACAGCTGATTTGATCGCTCAATATTCTACGCTCGGTGTCAAAATCTATATAAGCGATGTGCTCTCGAATAATTTGTTTGCTCCGGGTCTTGATGTTATTGATACGTCTTCAGCATCTGCCATTCGGCGTGAGCTCGAGGCGAAGCAGATTGATTTGATCGTCAGTCTTTCTTTGATAGATGCTCTGGATGAGCGTGAGCATAACCTGCGTCGGGCTGGTGTTGACCTGGGGCGTGTGGTCACAGTGAGCTTTACGGAAGCGCGACAGATAGGCACCTCCATTTACTGCGGTCAGGTGCACGATGCTGCTCCGGTCAGTCTTCAGGATTTGCACGCACAGGGTGTAATAAGCTTCGTGCCACCGGCGAAAAATCTCGCCACCACATGA
- a CDS encoding YkgJ family cysteine cluster protein: MNSLFETVLYIPEGINFDCTGCGNCCFHWPVPATDADVERITALAGDSDKPNFRHLPNSVDKMKAFTHALEKKSDGSCQYLDADIRCRLHKNFGIESKPAMCRLFPYTFTNTPSGTFASVSFASTGVLLNSGSPLTLQKEFLQQQLSLFTQLFPNQPDWSQIQLVDGVSMRWVEFLSIDKVLLENICPGKTLTREVLLAQSRFIVGKISKPVDLDNAHLTKVRPILIDQILLKLLYEMYFVADPYDEGVAEFDHGQFMDLLAQPAPSLSMRFHRDGAAAELVSFKAINDRRYRATDYEQFEQLLTRFVYCRLFSKLYFGPGFGGLSLLSGYHHLIVLVALVRIHLKMANISAVDTSDFQWQLEQIRMLERRLTVASLSREAHAILEVLLQSPARVERILSLSV, translated from the coding sequence GTGAACAGCCTGTTTGAAACCGTTCTTTATATTCCCGAGGGAATCAATTTCGATTGTACCGGGTGCGGTAATTGTTGTTTTCACTGGCCGGTACCTGCCACTGATGCCGATGTGGAGCGAATCACCGCCTTAGCCGGTGATTCGGATAAGCCGAACTTTCGCCACTTGCCCAATTCAGTCGATAAGATGAAGGCGTTTACTCATGCGCTTGAGAAAAAGTCTGACGGCAGCTGCCAGTACTTAGATGCTGATATTCGTTGCAGGTTGCACAAAAACTTTGGCATTGAAAGCAAACCAGCAATGTGCCGTCTTTTCCCTTATACATTTACTAATACGCCCTCAGGCACTTTTGCTTCTGTCAGTTTCGCGAGCACGGGAGTGCTCCTCAATAGCGGGTCTCCGTTGACTTTGCAAAAGGAATTTCTGCAACAACAGTTGTCGCTTTTTACGCAGCTGTTTCCCAATCAGCCAGATTGGAGTCAAATTCAGCTTGTAGACGGAGTTTCAATGCGTTGGGTCGAGTTTCTATCGATCGACAAAGTGCTGCTTGAGAATATTTGCCCTGGCAAAACTCTGACTCGAGAAGTCTTGCTCGCTCAAAGTCGATTCATTGTCGGCAAAATTTCGAAACCGGTGGATCTCGATAACGCGCATTTGACTAAAGTGCGCCCGATACTGATCGATCAGATTTTGCTCAAACTACTCTATGAAATGTATTTTGTCGCTGATCCCTACGATGAGGGCGTTGCAGAGTTTGATCACGGGCAGTTTATGGATCTGCTTGCCCAGCCGGCACCATCGCTATCTATGCGCTTCCACCGCGATGGTGCAGCAGCGGAGCTTGTTTCTTTTAAAGCTATAAATGATCGTCGTTACAGAGCGACCGACTACGAACAGTTCGAACAACTTTTGACGCGCTTTGTCTACTGCAGACTATTTTCTAAGCTCTATTTTGGTCCAGGCTTTGGTGGACTGAGTCTTCTATCCGGCTACCACCACCTGATTGTGCTTGTCGCGCTGGTTCGAATTCATTTGAAGATGGCAAACATCTCTGCCGTTGATACCTCGGACTTTCAGTGGCAACTGGAGCAGATAAGGATGCTTGAGCGACGATTGACTGTAGCCAGTCTGTCGCGAGAAGCACATGCAATTCTCGAGGTGCTTTTGCAGAGCCCGGCTCGGGTGGAAAGAATCTTGTCATTATCTGTGTAG
- a CDS encoding SGNH/GDSL hydrolase family protein produces the protein MNFKIGGKQFQVLPVIAVNYALYSIVFVIALLVLIDQFVLTSLEDQGKICSSAWRADNTKMVAQMHARNLATEKDPIWRSEGWPVSIDCPRSKRIMVMGDSFVWGTGYANMNTIWWRQLQRELERRGYNDVEVVAAGMPGAPTRKELRWAKQYVPIYKPDALIWGYVTNDAEEGSQDGLGLVKNVRLPEDDFPVRVKTFIATTFPNIGDEFQTLRSACRTRKLSGQVYGWDFSDWELKLLEGKNWEVYHDTVKQLGEYVQALPIPSFAVTLPSCIFDTRNLSGRNMLSVIRNYYVPRYTPVKQLFEANGIKWYDLLDSFLAFVAPDPRMDRPEPPLWLAINPANGHPGPQATYVHAVQTANILESHYPQCLGQKSMPVDVVNKVHINDWLPAHISLKQNDEHIFFVYPNTDDDLLTMPIRKPYVQLNLEHPASVKSITLNGADLKSADVYFSADGVDQHFDDGSLTELGEKKGNCVSWTLPEGPRSSRVNTIRINAQFKGLNRGLILDVATAK, from the coding sequence GTGAATTTTAAAATTGGCGGTAAACAGTTTCAGGTTCTGCCTGTAATTGCTGTCAACTACGCGCTCTATTCGATCGTTTTCGTCATTGCATTGCTTGTCTTGATAGACCAGTTCGTGCTTACCAGTCTCGAAGATCAAGGCAAGATTTGCTCCAGTGCCTGGCGTGCCGACAACACCAAAATGGTGGCGCAGATGCACGCGCGTAATCTGGCCACTGAGAAGGATCCGATCTGGCGTTCAGAAGGTTGGCCTGTCTCAATTGACTGTCCCAGGTCAAAACGCATCATGGTCATGGGTGATTCATTTGTCTGGGGCACAGGCTACGCCAACATGAATACAATCTGGTGGCGGCAGTTACAACGCGAGCTGGAGCGCCGTGGCTACAACGACGTTGAAGTGGTAGCTGCCGGAATGCCAGGTGCGCCGACTCGCAAAGAGTTGCGCTGGGCTAAACAGTACGTGCCGATTTATAAACCTGATGCTTTGATCTGGGGTTATGTCACTAACGACGCAGAAGAGGGCAGTCAGGACGGATTGGGCCTCGTCAAAAATGTGCGTCTGCCGGAAGACGACTTTCCTGTGCGCGTGAAAACATTCATCGCTACGACTTTCCCGAATATTGGCGATGAGTTTCAGACTCTCAGGAGTGCCTGCCGCACGAGAAAGCTGTCGGGGCAGGTTTACGGTTGGGATTTTTCCGATTGGGAGTTGAAACTCCTGGAAGGGAAAAACTGGGAGGTCTATCACGACACCGTCAAACAATTAGGAGAGTATGTTCAGGCGCTTCCTATTCCATCATTTGCGGTGACTCTGCCATCTTGTATCTTCGATACCCGCAATTTGAGCGGGCGAAATATGCTCAGTGTGATTCGCAATTATTATGTTCCGCGCTACACACCAGTGAAGCAGCTGTTTGAAGCAAACGGCATAAAATGGTACGACTTGCTCGACTCATTCCTGGCTTTCGTTGCGCCGGACCCCCGGATGGACAGACCAGAGCCGCCGCTGTGGTTGGCTATCAATCCTGCCAACGGACACCCCGGTCCTCAAGCCACTTATGTGCACGCCGTGCAAACTGCCAATATTCTCGAGTCGCACTATCCGCAGTGCCTGGGACAGAAGTCTATGCCTGTTGATGTGGTCAATAAGGTTCATATCAACGATTGGTTGCCGGCGCACATTTCACTCAAGCAAAACGATGAGCATATTTTCTTCGTCTATCCCAACACCGATGATGATCTGCTTACAATGCCGATTCGTAAGCCATATGTGCAGTTGAATCTCGAACATCCGGCGTCTGTCAAGTCGATAACTTTGAATGGAGCGGACTTAAAGAGTGCCGATGTTTACTTCTCTGCAGACGGTGTGGATCAGCATTTCGACGACGGCTCGTTAACCGAGCTGGGAGAGAAAAAAGGAAATTGCGTGAGCTGGACTCTGCCTGAAGGACCGCGCTCTTCGCGTGTTAACACGATTCGAATCAACGCTCAATTCAAGGGTTTAAATCGTGGTTTGATTCTGGATGTTGCCACTGCTAAGTAG